AAACCCCATTTGGCAGCGATTACTTTTGCTTTTTCAGCATCTATTGAATCAACATAGCCAACAGCGATTTTCTGTTTACACAAAGTATTTACGAGATTAATTGATTGTCTCCCGTTGAAAACGCCACCAATCGACTTAATTGTGACAGCGACATACCAGATTCCTGGTGCCAATGGTTAAAGCTCTGTTGAATAGTCTTCAACGTTGATTTGGTGTGAAGACCACCGGAGATCAAGTCATGAGCCCGAAAGTAACCTTCGACATCTCGACTCAACAAAAACGTATCTTTACCCAACATACGCAATGCATACGGGCCAGTGTTCCCCCCTAATCGTTGTCCATTCTTTTTTAAATACGCCCACAAACCAATAATATCAGCGGTTGGCCATCTTGCGATGAACTCAGCAAAGCTATGACCGTTCTGCCGCTCTTCAAACATCATTTGAGCATTAGCTTTGATGGTTTTCACTTTATTAAAGTTACGGATGATTTTAGGATCGCTTGCTTTTTGCTCTAACATCTCTTCTGGCATCATCAATATTTTTTCAATATCAAAGTTAAAAAACGCTTCTTCAAAGTCAGGCCATTTTTTTTCAACCACACGCCAAACAAACCCTGACTGAAAAATCTTTTTAGTCATTTCAGACAAAATACGATCATCAGTAAGTTCATCAATTCCTTGTTTTTGCGCAGCTAATAGCACATTGAGCTTAGCGTCACCGCCTTTGCGTTCTGCTGCACGTTGATAAATCGCGTCAACTGTTTCTAATGTCATCTCATCAGCCTATTAAGCAGCAATACCACTATGGCGCAGCAGTGCGTCAATATTTGGCTCTCTGCCTCTAAAGGCTTTGAATAGCTCACTTGGCTCTTGTGAACCGCCTTTTTCTAGAATGTGGTTCAGAAAATCTTTGCCTACTGCGGAATTAAACACCCCTTCTTCTTCGAACCTTGAAAAAGCATCCGCGGATAATACTTCAGCCCATTTATAGCTGTAATAGCCTGCAGCATAACCACCACCAAAGATATGCCCAAAACCATGCTGGAAGCGGTTAAAGTCGGCCGCTGGCACTACTGAATATCTATCTCTAACTTCATTAAGCACTTGTTGAATGTACTGATCATTTTCGGTATCAGATTTGTAATTGCTGTGCATAAGAAAGTCAAACAAACTAAATTCCAATTGACGCAACATTTGCATCGCCGATTGATAGTTTTTCGCCGCCAACATTTTATCAAGCATGTCTTCTGGCAATGACTCGCCCGTTTCATAATGACCTGAAATAAAAGCCAATGCTTCTGGCTGCCAGCACCAATTTTCTAAAAATTGACTGGGTAATTCAACAGCATCCCATGGCACACCATCTATGCCGGATACACCGCAAGCGTCTATTTGCGTTAACATATGATGTATGCCATGACCAAACTCATGAAATAAAGTAACCACTTCATCATGGGTAAATAATGCGGGTTTCTCTCCTATTGGGCCATTGAAATTACACGTTAAGTACGCAACGGGGTATTGCACCTCGCCTGAAGTTAATTTTCTACGGCCAACACAATCGTCCATCCATGCACCGCCTCGTTTTTTCGCTCTTGCATATAAATCAAGATAAAAACTTCCACGATAATGTTGATTGGCATCATGAATGTCATAAAACTTTACGTCTTCATGCCAAGTATCAATACCTGTTTTCTCGGTGATTTTAATACCAAATAAACGATTAACTACTTCGAATAACCCTGATACAACCTTATGTTCAGGAAAATACGGTCGAAGCTCTTCATCAGAAATAGCAAAGCGACTTTGTTTTAATTTTTCACTGTAATAGGTTAAATCCCATGGTGCTAACTCATTAACATCATAGTTTTTTTGGGCAAACTCTTTAACTTGTTCAAGATCTTCAATACCTTGGCTTTTCGATTTTTTAGCTAAGTCTTCCAAAAAGCCCAACACTTCGTTTGTTGAGTTCGCCATTTTGGTGGCTAACGATTTTTCAGCAAAGTTGTCAAAACCAAGTAATTTCGCCAATTCATGACGTAATGCCAAAATTTCATTCATTATATCGCTATTATCATATTCACCTGCATTCGGCCCTTGATCTGAGGCACGTGTTACAAAACCGCGATAAAGTTTTTCACGCAACTCTCGATTGTCACAATACATCATTACCGGTAGGTAACTTGGAATATCTAAAGTAAACAGCCATCCTTCTTTTTCCTGAGCCTTCGCCTGAGCAGCGGCAGCGTCTTTAGCGGAATCAGGCAAACCATCAAGTTCCGATTCATCGGTAATATTAACGGTATAAGCATGCGTTGCATCAAGTAAGTTATTACTAAAGGTTGAGCCCAGTTCCGATAAACGCGTGACAATTTCACCATAGCGCTTTTTCTGCTCAGAAGGTAACGCAATACCCGATAGGGTAAAGTCTCGCAAGGCATTATCAATGACTTTGCGTTGTGCGGTATCAAGTGTTTGATATTCATCACTCGTTGCAAGGTTTTGATAAGCTTCAAATAAGCCTTGATGCTGGCCAACAAAGGTACCGTATTCAGATAATAAGGGTAAACACGATTCGTAAGCATCACGAAGTTCTTCACTATTGACGACCGAATTCATATGTGAAACCGGTGACCATAGCTTACCTAAAATGTCATCAACATCATTAATGGGCTCAACTAAGTTATCCCAAGTATAACTGTCGTTATTCTTTATCACCTGTTCAATGGTTTTTTTACAATCAGCAATGGCCTTTTCTACTGCGGGTTTTACATGCTCTGGAAGAATTTTAGAGAATTGCGGTAACGAAGTGTTTTCTAGTAATGGATTACTCATAGTAATGTCAGCTTATTGGTGATGCTATTATGATAGTAGATGTAAAGGCTAAACTGTATTAATTCAAGTATCTTAGTAAACATTGCTTGAAAGGATGAATGATTATCCGCATATTTAAGGTCTTAAACCTATTATCTGCACACAGATCAGGAGCAAAAACAGATGACTCAACACTTTGACTTTCTAGCCATTGGCGCAGGCAGCGGCGGTATCGCATCAGCAAATCGCGCAGCAAAGCTTGGCAAAAAAGCCGCTGTTATTGAAGCAAAACAAGTGGGTGGCACCTGTGTAAACGTTGGTTGTGTACCTAAAAAAGCCATGTGGTATGCAGGGCAAATTGCCGATGCTATTCATTATAGCCATGATTACGGCTTTAATCTTTCTGCAGATAATTTTGACTGGTCACGATTAGTCGCCAATCGTGAAACTTATATCAAGCGTATACACGCTGCATATGGTCGTGGTTTTGAAGCTAACGGTGTTACGCTAATTGATGGCTTTGCCAAGTTCATTGATAATAATACTGTTGAAGTGAACGGCGAAAAAATCACGGCTGACCATATTGTCATTGCCACTGGTGGCCGCCCAAGTATTCCAAAGATTCCCGGCGCTGAACACGGCATTGATTCCGATGGCTTTTTTGCTTTAACACAACAGCCAAAGTCTGTCGCCGTAATTGGTGCAGGTTATATTGCCGTTGAATTAGCCGGAGTATTACACGCACTGGGAAGCGACACACATTTAGTCGTCAGAAAAGCAAAACCGCTTCGAGATTTTGACGACATGTTGTCTGACACCTTAGTGGAACAAATGGCCAAGCACGGCCCAACATTGCACAATCACAGTACACCAACGTCCATTGAGAAACACTCTGACGGAACCTTAACCATTCACCTAGAAAACGGCAAAACCGTGGGTCCTGTTGAAACCGTAATTTGGGCCATAGGCCGTGAACCAGCAACCGATAATATTAACATTGAAGCAACCGGTATCGAGTTAGACAAAAAAGGCTTTATTCCTACCGATAAATATCAAAATACTCAAGTTGAAGGCATTTATGCCGTAGGTGACAACACCGGCAGAGTACAGTTAACGCCTGTTGCTGTTGCAGCTGGCCGTCGATTATGTGAACGTTTATTTAACAATAAACCAACTGAGCATTTAGATTATAGCAATGTTGCCACTGTAGTGTTTAGTCATCCTGTCATTGGAACTGTCGGTTTAAGTGAACAAGAAGCCATTGACGAATACGGTGAAAACCAAATCAAAGTATACCGGTCACAATTTACCGCGCTGTATCAAGCGATGACCGAAGAGTATCGTGACCCTACAAAAATGAAACTAATTTGTGTAGGTAAAGAAGAAAAGATAGTGGGTATTCATTCCATCGGCTTTGGTAGTGACGAATTACTACAAGGTTTTGCTGTAGCAATGAAAATGGGCGCCACAAAAGCTGATTTTGATAATACCGTAGCTATCCACCCAACATCAGCAGAAGAATTTGTTACCCTTTAGATCGAGGTCTGGAAAACCCACTCTGTAGATTTGTAAAGTCTGGAAAAAATACTAACCTCAATAGAGTTCATTTCTCTGAGGGGTTAGTATGGTTTCCGTTATTCACTCAAAAAATCGATTTTATCTATTGCAGTACAACATAAAGCTTCATCCATAGTAAATTTTTTAATTGCCCAGAACATGGAAGTTAAATCAAGTGAAGGATATGATGCTCTAGATGTTGCTTTGCTTCAATGGGGTGTTAATAATTCTGATTTAACTTATGTATCATTGCTTATTTCTACTGGTGCAACAATAACTATCAGCCACAAACAAATTACTAAAAAATTAAAATATGACAATTTTGATCTATATATGAAAGTAATTTCAAAATACCCCGAATTACTAATTAACATCTAGCAAAACTGTATTAAATATTAACAGGAAGGTAAAATGCTTAACAAAATTAATTTAATATTTATTAAAAGTTACCCCTTAGGTATAACTATCATTCTACCTTTAGCAATAACATATCATTTGAATGTAAGTTCAGAAGTGCTTTTTTATATTGCTTTTTGTTTGTTTTTTGGTTATCAACAGCGCAGACAATTAAATAAAGAGATTAAAATACTAAAAGAAGAAGTCGATGCTTTGAAAAAGAGTGGTGAAGGTTCTGCTTAAGCCTTTTACCTGACTTACCAAACTGTTAAATTATTCAAATGGAGTATCTAGGATACACTTCAATATTCAGGTTTTTTATGGTTTGAAATCTTCCAACATTTGATATCAAGGGTAATAATTCACCCTTACTTAGCTTCCACGTTAATGGAGTAAATAATGCTAAAACGGAAAAACATACAATCATCGCAACTTTGGGTTAAACCCCTCGCACTATTAAGCACGCTTTTCATTAGTGGTTTAGTTCAAGCAAACAATGAACAAGCAACAGCGTTAAAATTATATACCTTTGATTGCGGCACGATAAAGGTGTCGAATATGGACGTATTCTCAACCAGTGGTGATTATAAAGATCAACAGGCAACATTTACTGACAGCTGTTATTTGATTCGACACGAAAAAGGCGATTTAATGTGGGATACTGGCTTACCCGCATCGCTTATCGGTAAAGAGCCGATGGTAAATGGCGTGTTCACATTATCATTAAAAAAATCGTTAGTGGAACAGCTCGCTGAAATTAATCTATCACCAACAGATATTGAATACCTTTCTTTGTCACACAGTCATTTTGACCACGTAGGGCAAGCGTCTACGTTTAAAGATGCCACATGGTTAACCAGCCAAGCAGAACTAGAACATATCGCGAGTGCTGATGATTTAAAAGCGCTTCATACTGACTTAAGCAAGTTAAAGCGTAAAACCTTTACGCAAGATTACGATGTTTTCGGTGATGGTAGTGTGATGATTCTCAACGTACCTGGCCACACAGTTGGTCATACAGCATTACAAGTGAATTTAGCAAATACCGGCACCGTGTTATTATCAGGTGACTTATATCATCAAGCAAAAAGCCGTCACTTAAAGCGCGTTCCTCGTTTTAATGTTGATGAACCCCAAACACGTGAATCTTTCAAAAAGTTTGAAAATATTGCCAGCGCCAAAGATGCAAAAGTGATTATTCAACACGAAGCTAAACACGTCAGTAAGCTACCTAATATCCCGCAATACCTCGATTAGTTTTCCGAGGTAAAAACAAAGAATAAACGTGCGTTACTTTCGCGCACGTTTTTTTAACGATACGCTGAATTTATGCCAATCGCTTAAAATTGCTACAAAATCATTCAGTAAGCGTACAATAACCACACAAACGCTTGAATTTTCTTGCGCAATCAATAAAAAGTCATACTATAAAAGTTATTATAATATTAACTAAGCGCTTGGCAGGCATCGAATGAGCGAAATACGGTCTTTCTTGATCAGTAACGAAGTAGGCGATGAGGTGTGCATTACCAATTTTGGCGCGCGCATTATACAGTGGTATACAGAAGTTAACGGCGAAGAACGTAATATTGTGCTTGGCTACTCTTCTTTAGCTGAATATCTAGATGATCCCTTTTACCATGGTGCGATTGTTGGCCCGTTTGCCAATCGTATTGAAAATGCACGCGTTATAATTGATGGTCAAGAATACCTGTTAGATGCCAATGAAGGTTTAAATCAATTACACGGCGGTACACATGGCCTCAGCCAACAATTTTGGCAACTCGAAGAGCAGCAAGCGCAATCTATCACGTTATCTTGTCAGTTAGCAGATGGTCATGATGGCTACCCTGGTGCCATTTCGTTTTCGGTAAAGTATCAGTTAACAGATGATGGTGAACTACACATTCATTTATTTGCTGAAACAGAAAAAAACACCGTCATTGGCTTAACGTCACACCCTTATTTCAATCTCGCCGGAGTCGAAAATTCCGCTGATAATCACTTACTAACGATTAATGCAGAGTACTTTACCGAAGTAAATAGCAAAATGATCCCTACGGGGGCAATACTCCCCACAAAAGACACTCGTTTTGATTTTCAAAAGCCCCGTATTTTAACCAATGATGCCCGCGACGAAATAGATCAAAACTTTGTCATCAATCAACGTGATAATGCTCAGGCAGTTTTGATCAGCCCTGATAAAAAACTACAATTACATGTTTCGAGTGATATGCCTGGATTACAGGTATACACTGGCCATCACTTATTTGGTCGATTTAGCGCAAAACAAGGTATTTGTTTAGAGCCTCAATATTTTCCAAACAGTCCGAATATAAACGACTTCCCATTTACTCTTACAACACCTGAAAAACCCTTTTCAGCAAGCATCTGTTACCGCTTAGTTAAGCCACAAATAGATACTGTACATAGTTAATGTTTCAATAATTTGTGCATCAATCTACAGTCGCCCTGTCGATGCACATTTGTTAACTTTATTTGAACATCTCGAACTGACATTTAACCAACACCGCATATGTTTTTTAAACCGAATGAGTTTATTGCCTCCTTTATGATTAGCATAAAAATAGAAATATTTTTCCTTAGAGCAATTTATCTAAAGTATGCGTAACCCCTGTGTATTCTCGCTTATGTTTTTTAGTTATTTGCAGCTTTCATAATTCTTTAAAAATAGTTTAATAATAGGCTGGTATTGCAAAATAATTCTGGTAATCTGTTTCACCCCTGATGAGGATATTCGATGGATTTTTGTCCAACAAGCATCTTTGCTTAATTTTCGTTATCCACATCAGACAATAATAAGAATAAATAATTAAAAGGATTTTGTTCTCACCTTTTTTATTTAAAAAACATACAGTTATAAAAGCATCATACCGCGATAGAGTTATTTTATTGTGGGAGGAACTTATGTTTTCAACAAAGTTATCCACAAGCAAAGCTACTAATTTTTAAGAATTTTTCGATACCGCTAGTGCGTAAGCATTGAATATGTCATGCTTAGCAAAATTTTTCTGTGTTACCTCGAAAATCATGAATACACCTAACTTATCTCCGCTTATATTAGTAGATGGATCTTCTTACCTTTTCCGCGCTTATCATGTTCCTTATTTACAAGCACTATCAACTGCTGATGGGCAACCTACTGGGGCAATAACCGGCGTACTTAATATGATTAAGAGCCTTAAGAAAGATTACCCTAACGGAAACATTGTGGTTGTTTTTGATGCTAAAGGTAAAACCTTTCGCAACGACTTGTATCCAGAATATAAAGCCAACCGCCCCCCCATGCCCGATGATTTACGTACCCAAATTGCACCATTACATGAAATTATTGAAGCGATGGGTTTACCTTTACTGGTTATAGAAGGCGTAGAAGCTGATGACGTTATTGGCACCTTGTCGGCTCAAGCAACTAAGCAAGGAATTGAAACGGTCATCTCTACTGGCGATAAAGACATGGCACAATTAGTCAATGAACATGTGCGTTTAATCAATACCATGACCAATGTTGAAATGAATGTTGAAGGTGTTGTCGAAAAGTTTGGGATTAAACCAGAACAAATTATTGATTACCTTGCGTTAATGGGCGACAAGGTTGATAACATTCCTGGTGTGGAAAAGTGTGGTCCGAAAACGGCAGTAAAATGGTTACTAGAACATGAAACCCTTGAACAAGTGATTGCCAATGCCGATAAAGTAAAAGGAAAAATTGGTGAGAATTTACGTAACGCATTAGATCAATTACCTTTATCGTATGAGCTTGCAACAATAAAACTGGATGTTGCACTTGAAAAGCCTATTGAAGAATTAATACCTACTTCGCCTGATAAAGACAAGCTTTCTACCTTATATAAACAGTTTGAATTACGCCGTTTACTTGCCGAATTAGATAACAGTGACAGCCCCGAAACAACGAGTGATCAGTCTTCGCAGGAACAACGTGAACAAATAGATGTTCATTATGACACCATTTTTACTAAAGAAGCTTTTAATGAGTGGCTAGCTAAACTAACCTCGGCTGATTATTTCGCATTTGATACTGAAACAACCAGCGTTAATTACATAAAGGCCGAATTAGTGGGTTTATCATTTGCCGTAGCTCCAGGCGTTGCAGCATACGTTCCTGTTAATCATGATTATGAAGATGCGCCTAAGCAACTTGATCGCGATTGGGTTTTATCACAATTAAAACCTCTACTTGAAGATAAGCAACAAGTCATCATTGGCCAGAACTTAAAGTATGATGCCAACGTGCTCGCACAATATGATGTCGCTATCAATTGTACGATTTACGATACCATGATCGAGTCATACTGTTTAAACAGCGTTGCAACGCGTCACAATATGGATGCGTTAGCCGAAAAGTATCTTGATTACAAAACCGTACATTTTGAAGACATTGCCGGTAAAGGTGCGAAACAATTAACATTCAACCAAATTGAAATTGAAAAAGCCGCCCATTACGCTGCTGAAGATGCTGATATAACTTTCAGACTTCATCAAGCAATCTTTGCCCAATTAGAGCAGTTAAAAGGCCAATTGTCAGTGTTCACTGATATTGAAATGCCTTTGATGCCAGTACTGGCAAGAATGGAACAACAGGGTGTATTAATTGACAGTGACTTATTGGATCAACAAAGCCAAACCATTGGCGCAAGGTTACAAGAATTAGAAGTGGAAGCACATAACATTGCAGGACAAAGCTTTAATTTAGGTTCCCCTAAGCAGTTGCAGCAGATTTTATTTGAAGAATTAAAAATTCCCGTCATCAAAAAAACACCAAAGGGTGCACCTTCGACTGCTGAAGAAGTATTACAAGAACTTGCATTAGATTATCCGTTACCTAAAGTGATTCTAGAAAACCGTGGGTTAAGTAAATTAAAATCAACATATACTGATAAATTACCACTGATGGTTTCACCTAGAACTGGCCGGGTGCATACGTCATATAATCAAACAGTCGCTGCAACAGGTAGGCTGTCTTCCACAGATCCAAACTTGCAAAATATTCCTATTCGAAGCGAGGAAGGCCGTAAAATTAGGTTGGCCTTTATTGCACCAGAAGATCATAAAATTGTAGCCATTGATTACTCTCAAATAGAGTTACGCATTATGGCACATTTATCAGAAGATCCTGGTTTAGTTGCCGCTTTTGCTCAAGGGAAAGATGTACACCAAGCCACCGCTGCAGAGATATTCTCAGTAAGCTTAGACGAAGTAACAGCCGATCAACGTCGTAGTGCTAAAGCAATTAATTTTGGTTTAATTTATGGCATGTCTGCTTTTGGTCTTGCGAAACAGTTAAATATTGCTCGTAATAAAGCGCAGGAGTATATGGACAAGTACTTTGAACGCTACCCGCGAGTATTAACGTACATGGAAGAAACGCGCCAACAAGCGGCTGAACAAGGCTATGTAGAAACGCTCTTTGGCCGTCGTTTGTATTTACCAGACATTAAATCTAAAAATGCTATGCGCCGCAAAGGTGCAGAACGTGCGGCGATTAATGCCCCCATGCAAGGTACCGCTGCAGATATTATTAAAAAAGCAATGTTGGCGGTTGATACCTGGATTGAGGCAAAACAAGATCCTCGTATTAAAATGACCATGCAAGTCCACGATGAACTTATTTTTGAAATTCATCAAGATATTGTTGAAGAAGTCACAGAAAGTCTAGTGACAATTATGAATGATGCCGTCAAGCTGAGTGTGCCATTAATAGCAGAAGCGGGTATAGGTGATAACTGGGAACAAGCTCATTAATTTTTTGTGCTTTTATTACAATTAAGAGGTAATACAGTCAGAAATTCAATTTTATCATTAGATTAAAGGCATGAAAATCGACAAAAACGTAAATTTAAAACAAAAATGGAAATTTATTACATTTTCACTTTACAACATCTGAGTTTTTACTCTATAATCTCATCTGTTCCTTAGCGAACACTTGTTGTAATAATTTGTATATTCTAGCTTTCCTCATAGCTAATAGCCCGATGACAATGTCATCGGGCTTTTTTTATTGCGAATTAATCAACAATATTATCAATGAGAAGTTAAACGTTTCATTCATCATCAGGGTCAATAATTGGCTCAATAGGCTTAGGTTTACTACGACCAGATTTACGTAGTGCATCACGAAGCACATATTCTATCTGCGCATTCAAGCTACGCAGCTCATCATCAGACCATTGCTGCATAGCTAACAAAATGTCTTCATTAATTCGTAATGGGTATGCTTTTTTTGCCACGATTGCCTCTAAGTTAAAAACAGAGC
The Thalassotalea hakodatensis genome window above contains:
- the gorA gene encoding glutathione-disulfide reductase produces the protein MTQHFDFLAIGAGSGGIASANRAAKLGKKAAVIEAKQVGGTCVNVGCVPKKAMWYAGQIADAIHYSHDYGFNLSADNFDWSRLVANRETYIKRIHAAYGRGFEANGVTLIDGFAKFIDNNTVEVNGEKITADHIVIATGGRPSIPKIPGAEHGIDSDGFFALTQQPKSVAVIGAGYIAVELAGVLHALGSDTHLVVRKAKPLRDFDDMLSDTLVEQMAKHGPTLHNHSTPTSIEKHSDGTLTIHLENGKTVGPVETVIWAIGREPATDNINIEATGIELDKKGFIPTDKYQNTQVEGIYAVGDNTGRVQLTPVAVAAGRRLCERLFNNKPTEHLDYSNVATVVFSHPVIGTVGLSEQEAIDEYGENQIKVYRSQFTALYQAMTEEYRDPTKMKLICVGKEEKIVGIHSIGFGSDELLQGFAVAMKMGATKADFDNTVAIHPTSAEEFVTL
- the prlC gene encoding oligopeptidase A, which gives rise to MSNPLLENTSLPQFSKILPEHVKPAVEKAIADCKKTIEQVIKNNDSYTWDNLVEPINDVDDILGKLWSPVSHMNSVVNSEELRDAYESCLPLLSEYGTFVGQHQGLFEAYQNLATSDEYQTLDTAQRKVIDNALRDFTLSGIALPSEQKKRYGEIVTRLSELGSTFSNNLLDATHAYTVNITDESELDGLPDSAKDAAAAQAKAQEKEGWLFTLDIPSYLPVMMYCDNRELREKLYRGFVTRASDQGPNAGEYDNSDIMNEILALRHELAKLLGFDNFAEKSLATKMANSTNEVLGFLEDLAKKSKSQGIEDLEQVKEFAQKNYDVNELAPWDLTYYSEKLKQSRFAISDEELRPYFPEHKVVSGLFEVVNRLFGIKITEKTGIDTWHEDVKFYDIHDANQHYRGSFYLDLYARAKKRGGAWMDDCVGRRKLTSGEVQYPVAYLTCNFNGPIGEKPALFTHDEVVTLFHEFGHGIHHMLTQIDACGVSGIDGVPWDAVELPSQFLENWCWQPEALAFISGHYETGESLPEDMLDKMLAAKNYQSAMQMLRQLEFSLFDFLMHSNYKSDTENDQYIQQVLNEVRDRYSVVPAADFNRFQHGFGHIFGGGYAAGYYSYKWAEVLSADAFSRFEEEGVFNSAVGKDFLNHILEKGGSQEPSELFKAFRGREPNIDALLRHSGIAA
- a CDS encoding N-acyl homoserine lactonase family protein, which translates into the protein MLKRKNIQSSQLWVKPLALLSTLFISGLVQANNEQATALKLYTFDCGTIKVSNMDVFSTSGDYKDQQATFTDSCYLIRHEKGDLMWDTGLPASLIGKEPMVNGVFTLSLKKSLVEQLAEINLSPTDIEYLSLSHSHFDHVGQASTFKDATWLTSQAELEHIASADDLKALHTDLSKLKRKTFTQDYDVFGDGSVMILNVPGHTVGHTALQVNLANTGTVLLSGDLYHQAKSRHLKRVPRFNVDEPQTRESFKKFENIASAKDAKVIIQHEAKHVSKLPNIPQYLD
- the polA gene encoding DNA polymerase I is translated as MNTPNLSPLILVDGSSYLFRAYHVPYLQALSTADGQPTGAITGVLNMIKSLKKDYPNGNIVVVFDAKGKTFRNDLYPEYKANRPPMPDDLRTQIAPLHEIIEAMGLPLLVIEGVEADDVIGTLSAQATKQGIETVISTGDKDMAQLVNEHVRLINTMTNVEMNVEGVVEKFGIKPEQIIDYLALMGDKVDNIPGVEKCGPKTAVKWLLEHETLEQVIANADKVKGKIGENLRNALDQLPLSYELATIKLDVALEKPIEELIPTSPDKDKLSTLYKQFELRRLLAELDNSDSPETTSDQSSQEQREQIDVHYDTIFTKEAFNEWLAKLTSADYFAFDTETTSVNYIKAELVGLSFAVAPGVAAYVPVNHDYEDAPKQLDRDWVLSQLKPLLEDKQQVIIGQNLKYDANVLAQYDVAINCTIYDTMIESYCLNSVATRHNMDALAEKYLDYKTVHFEDIAGKGAKQLTFNQIEIEKAAHYAAEDADITFRLHQAIFAQLEQLKGQLSVFTDIEMPLMPVLARMEQQGVLIDSDLLDQQSQTIGARLQELEVEAHNIAGQSFNLGSPKQLQQILFEELKIPVIKKTPKGAPSTAEEVLQELALDYPLPKVILENRGLSKLKSTYTDKLPLMVSPRTGRVHTSYNQTVAATGRLSSTDPNLQNIPIRSEEGRKIRLAFIAPEDHKIVAIDYSQIELRIMAHLSEDPGLVAAFAQGKDVHQATAAEIFSVSLDEVTADQRRSAKAINFGLIYGMSAFGLAKQLNIARNKAQEYMDKYFERYPRVLTYMEETRQQAAEQGYVETLFGRRLYLPDIKSKNAMRRKGAERAAINAPMQGTAADIIKKAMLAVDTWIEAKQDPRIKMTMQVHDELIFEIHQDIVEEVTESLVTIMNDAVKLSVPLIAEAGIGDNWEQAH
- a CDS encoding DNA-3-methyladenine glycosylase I; amino-acid sequence: MTLETVDAIYQRAAERKGGDAKLNVLLAAQKQGIDELTDDRILSEMTKKIFQSGFVWRVVEKKWPDFEEAFFNFDIEKILMMPEEMLEQKASDPKIIRNFNKVKTIKANAQMMFEERQNGHSFAEFIARWPTADIIGLWAYLKKNGQRLGGNTGPYALRMLGKDTFLLSRDVEGYFRAHDLISGGLHTKSTLKTIQQSFNHWHQESGMSLSQLSRLVAFSTGDNQLIS
- a CDS encoding aldose epimerase family protein; protein product: MSEIRSFLISNEVGDEVCITNFGARIIQWYTEVNGEERNIVLGYSSLAEYLDDPFYHGAIVGPFANRIENARVIIDGQEYLLDANEGLNQLHGGTHGLSQQFWQLEEQQAQSITLSCQLADGHDGYPGAISFSVKYQLTDDGELHIHLFAETEKNTVIGLTSHPYFNLAGVENSADNHLLTINAEYFTEVNSKMIPTGAILPTKDTRFDFQKPRILTNDARDEIDQNFVINQRDNAQAVLISPDKKLQLHVSSDMPGLQVYTGHHLFGRFSAKQGICLEPQYFPNSPNINDFPFTLTTPEKPFSASICYRLVKPQIDTVHS
- a CDS encoding Arc family DNA binding domain-containing protein, yielding MVAKKAYPLRINEDILLAMQQWSDDELRSLNAQIEYVLRDALRKSGRSKPKPIEPIIDPDDE